The following DNA comes from Lepeophtheirus salmonis chromosome 11, UVic_Lsal_1.4, whole genome shotgun sequence.
ATGTAAAACGATAAGAAAAACTTGTCGTCTGCTATCATGGAAAACTACACATAAAGTTATCTGGCATTACTCATTAGTAACAATTACTTGGACCAGTATGGACTTTGTATGAATTTAGTAGACTTTAGGACACCTTTATGTAAGAAGACTTAATAAAACTGAGtaatctaaattataattacataggagaataagtaaatattagcCATACTCAAACATAAATGgagaataaaaatcaaataataattgttaatatatattatgtagtcaCTAAATATTTAGATCTGAAAAACGTCAACATTAAATTACACATGTATGGATtgataaaataacaacaatttcTACGTTTGAGTTTCCGAGGATGAAAACACTCTCTCATCATTGGTCTGAGTCTCAATGTTCTTTAGGAAATCCTCACCATCAAAATAATTCAGAGTATCATATACATTGAACTGTGTTTCTATATGTCGCCATTTTTCATTCACATCCGTTTGAGTCTCCGTACTAAACTGCTCAATTTCCCCAATTTTGGGGTGAGAATCCTTCTTATCACCGTCCTCCGCAGTTGATGAAAGAAGTACATCCAAATCATCCTTGTCCCAACATGTTTGTGTTTCACTACTACTAAATAGCTCTTGAATGAACAAATCGTGATCCAGAGTTTGAGTATTGGCACAAGTTGTGGAAATTAGGTCTGGAATGGGTGAAGGTGTAGTTTTGGGAGGTTTAAGGATCAACTTTCGCGATTTAACTTTCTTCATATCACGATGTTCAGACTTCCTTTTAGTTGTTGTTTGAACAGCGATATCTGCCTTAGGTCGCTCTTTCCTCACCTGAGGACAAGACAATTGGGATAGGGCAATAGCAGCATCTATATGGCCTAAAGAGAGAGGATCAATCTTGGACTTTGTTTTGGGCGGAGTTTTAAAGTTGTACGGATTCAAGGAGTGTCCTTTTCTTCTACAATGAGTCTGAAGATTTTCAATGCGAGAATACTTGACATCACAGTCAATACACTTGAACTCCTTATTACAATTAATACGGGAGTGCTGTCTCAGGTCAAGTTCCGAAGGAAAGGCTTCCCCACAATCACCACATTTGGTATTACGTGCTGCATGTACTTTACGATAATGCTGTTTCAGGAGCTTCCAGGTACTAAAGTACTTATTCCCTTTGCTTAAATGATTCTTGCAATTTGGGAGGGGACAATAGTATTGGGCTCCATCCACTTTTTTAGGGCATCGGGAGAATAGAGTGCTCTCAGGCGGAAGCCACTTGAAATGAAAGTCTTTGTAATGTTCCCTCAACTGATCAAAGCTCTGTGGTTCTACGTCATTGCAGTCATCACAGCCTAGATCAGACAATGAAGTAGGAAATAGTTCTTCATCAGGACAAAcagaaaaacatgatttttgaGGTAAAGGAAATGTCTCAATGGTGGAAGAAGAAGGAAGGATACATTGTTTGGCAAATGAAGTAAACTTTGAACGCACAATGTCATTAGGATAAAGAGCTTCTTTTCGTGTATATCGGTCATGGAACTCGACAAGATGATTTTCAGCATTCTctgaggattttaaatccgatCCACACGAGCAAAGTATTCTTTCGTCGTAGAGTAGAAGAAATGTATCTTTACGGACGGAAAGGAGTTCTTGAATGAGAGGAGAGAGCATTTTCAAAGTCTTTAAAGATGATGTCTAGTTCAAAGTCTTTAATGAGACCAAAATGGTCTtcacttaatttatattttaatggagaAAGACGCACCACAGGAGCATCCCTGATCCGCCTTCGGATTTTCTATGATTCTGAAGCCTGCACGAATGAGCTCAACATGATAGTCAATAGTGGAGCCCCCGATATACTCCAAAGAAGTTGAGTCCGACACTACTTGAGCACCGTCCTTTTGAAAGACCACATCCTCTTTCTCT
Coding sequences within:
- the Asciz gene encoding uncharacterized protein Asciz, encoding MLSPLIQELLSVRKDTFLLLYDERILCSCGSDLKSSENAENHLVEFHDRYTRKEALYPNDIVRSKFTSFAKQCILPSSSTIETFPLPQKSCFSVCPDEELFPTSLSDLGCDDCNDVEPQSFDQLREHYKDFHFKWLPPESTLFSRCPKKVDGAQYYCPLPNCKNHLSKGNKYFSTWKLLKQHYRKVHAARNTKCGDCGEAFPSELDLRQHSRINCNKEFKCIDCDVKYSRIENLQTHCRRKGHSLNPYNFKTPPKTKSKIDPLSLGHIDAAIALSQLSCPQVRKERPKADIAVQTTTKRKSEHRDMKKVKSRKLILKPPKTTPSPIPDLISTTCANTQTLDHDLFIQELFSSSETQTCWDKDDLDVLLSSTAEDGDKKDSHPKIGEIEQFSTETQTDVNEKWRHIETQFNVYDTLNYFDGEDFLKNIETQTNDERVFSSSETQT